The sequence below is a genomic window from Gossypium hirsutum isolate 1008001.06 chromosome A11, Gossypium_hirsutum_v2.1, whole genome shotgun sequence.
ttataatatatatttaaaatgttttataatatttttttaaaattttaattattatttttaaaaatattttttaactttatatatatatttgtaaaattaattttttataaattttaaaaatatatttttcaaattagttttgaaattattagttttataatatttgaaatgtatgtttaatattttattaattttacatacaattttaatattatttttaaattctttttttatcattaggtatatatatttaaattttaaagtttaaattaatatatatatgtatttattataACTAGTCACATCATGTCAGTGATgtgattattaataaatttaaatataaatataaattttaaaaaatatatattaaatattattttataaatattaaatatattttttttctttttttactctttttattgttttttttatgtttaattattattattaactttaaaaaatttgaaatattttattaatatatatatatttgtaaattttagatatgtattttgagattattttttaaaattttaaatataatttttaaatacatttaaaaaattataattttttaataatataagaaatcataatattttaaatatttttttaaaattttgtcttttttccttttttttacttttttgaaattttatgtttttttcttattttattttgtttatttattttattattaattttaaaaattttgtaatgtatatttaaaatattttataatatattttttacaattttaaatattatttttaaattttttttaacattagatatatgcatttaaaatttaaagtttaaattaatatatatatatatatatatttattataacttgtcaCATCATGTCAATGATgtgactattaataaatttaaatataaatataaattttaaaatatatattaattaaatatattttttattattttgactcttttcattgttttgtttttaaaaaaaaaattgttatatatatggGTAGGGCTTGGTCCCCCTTTCTATAGATGAAGAAGTTGAGTGAGGGAAAAAAAAAGGTacgtttgttaaaattttattttttttgtttttatattttatagttaatgtaatataataaataattgtattgtatgtttgtttttttatattatacagaTTTGAAGATGTCTTTTGGAGCAAATACCGATCACACTTCATCGATGATCGACGAAacagtaaaatttattataaattaaaaaaattttggtttagtttcccAATTTTTTTTGCTAATCGCTACTCTGTTGAACATGTTTTGACTGCTTTAAAATACTTATCTCTAATTTGTTGTTATTTAGCTTCTGTTCAAcattttagattattaatttgATTATACTTTGTAatactttatttttgttataattgatttagatatacattatttgtaattgtatttgtatactttaaaaaaaaagagttagtaGCACCCACCTCCAAACAtctaatttaatcacacaaattataatagaatagatatattataaaaataaattaggatattttcatttttttaaataactacCCCTTAAAATCGACTTACTTAAAACTTTACTCTATTTCTACTAATTTCATACTTAATTTATTAGACGGTGTGTAGGGATTAATACGCAAAACTATTACTTGACGAGCtcgatttatgaaaaaaatttcttttaattttaatatacatattattaaaacaataataataaaagtgaatatatttgattatttactatttaatttataattaactaGAAAACATaagtatttgtttaaaaaatactttatgtttttaaattttatcatataaaaaaatattagtattcCTTGAAAAACAATTTTTCGCTATTACTcactttaaaatttgaataagatatcataaaattttaaattagaaatatatatgtattgtaGCCATTGGTGTCAAATTGGACTTGCTTGAACCAATATCTTCTCTTGGGTTGCTTTCTGGTTTGAACTTATTTTTTACACTGGTGGAGTTTGAGTTGCTGCTCAATGAAtttctcttttcttgtaattttactaGTCCCCAATTCATATTCCTGTAATTTCTcccattcttttattattaatatatttattttaattaatttaatgcttAACTATGGTTAGGATATAATAGTCACATTTAATTTCTacgtgttattattaatattttatgacaaattttcattctattattaatatattattacttatttaatttaacttaaataaaaaaatacttagaaTGGTTACGTTGATATAATATAAGTGTGATGTTTTTGTTTTCTCAACCTTTCAATTTTActcttcaatatatttttttatgtttaaattatatagataattgatttatcatatttttataaaaatttaccaTACAGGATGGTTATCGGGTTTTGAGGTTGCGGTGTCATTTTCTCAAGTACGATCCGGACGAGCGGATCATGCCATACTTAACACAACAACTACACCACTCTATATATAGAAGAGAACCAAGAGGTGGAGCCATAAAGAATGGCTCCACCAAAATACTGTGATTTTTTAGAGTATAGGGGGCCCGGTAGCAATTTTGTCATTTCCTGGTGGAGCCAAATAATTTGGCGCCACCAGTTTTCAAGTCTGACAGCCAACTTATTTGTTTcagccttttttttttaagttttaactttctgttttctttttaagtcattatttattttatttatttcgaaaaacttgaaatgtattttttaaaaatgttttataatatatttttgtttataaatattaaaaatatattttcaaattattttttaaatattaaatatatattttaatattataaaacatttaaaatgatttaaaatgattttttaatattttaaatgattttaaatattttttaaattttacatagaattttgaaatttataattttcatttatttttaaaaatatttaacattttttaaattttttatacaaattttatttaaaaatttaaatgtttaaatgttttatattattaaaaaataaaaacaaataataaatttgaaagatcatatctttaaattattttaatattttttattattaaaaatatggttaatatttaaaaaataatatttataattttcaaaaattaatttgagaaatatacatttaaaattttaaaaaatctaaaactgatatttaaaattttaacaaatatatattatagaacatttcaaatatacattacaaacttttaaaaattaataataagaaataaataaattaaattaaattaaataaaataacaaaaaaactataaaatcttaatttaaaaaatctatgtaaaattaataatatattaaacatacatttcaaatattataaaaccaataaacaaaatacaataagaaaataatataaaacttaaaaaaagaaaaaaattaaagaaaaagacaaaatctatgaaaaactaatctaaaatttaatttgaaatgtataataaaaataaataaaatagataaacaaaataaaataagaaaaaaattagacttcaaaaaactaaaaataattatttttttaaaattttaaaaaattaatttgaaaaatacattttaaaattttataaataattaattttacaaatatatataaagttaaaaaatatttttaaaaataataattaaaaattttaaaaaatattataaaacattttaaatatatattacaaattttttaaaattaataatataaattaaataagtaaaataaattaagaaaataatataaaacttaaaaaaatctaagaaagagacaaaatataagaaaaaagtaaaaaagtaaaaaaagtaaaaaaaagtaaaaataaaataagaacctGACAAATCAGAAAAGTGGTGGCGCTATTTAGAATGGCTCCACCCaaatatggaaattttttttaagtcccCCGTTTTTTCAGATTTTTTAGTATTTTCCTAGTATTTTATATTGGTAGCACTATTCAtcatggctccaccaaaaaataattttgtaatacCCCTGGCTGACGTGGCAAAGTGGTGGCGCCATATCATATGGCTCCACCGCTTTTTATTGTAGAAAATGAGTTATTTTTGtacataattaaaaaatgaattattttgataattaatttattttttagggttacttttataaaaaaaacccaaaacttcaagaaGCAATATTACAAGttaatcaaatataatttaacaaataatattttaaaatattctaattataaTCAAACCAAGTGCGCTGTCAATTAATCAATGTAGTTTTCACAAGTAATACAATAAATTAGTGTAGCATTTCATTCGAAAAGACTTTTCACTCTCTTCCGTTATTAACCGGTTGTCCATTTTCATTTAAGAGAGTGAAAGATTCGGGACTTCTTCCATCCATCATCCGCTTGAAGTGGCAGCCAAACTCAGCTTTACGTGACTATGGACAATGGTATCTTTAATAATACTTAATTGCTAATATTTAAATGTAACCCCACGACTCCCTATATAAAATGATATTGTCTCTCGACAGAAGAACCAGTCAATGGGGAGCAATAAGTCGGACAAATGTTGGGATAGCCCATGATAAGATAAAGGAAAATTCCCCAATTTATAGATGCAAAAAAACAATGTCCAAAAATTGATACACCATGACATTTCGGGGTTGGAACTCCCTTACGCCAAAAAGATTACTAGAAGAAAGAGTAAATATATTATGAAATCTagttgtggaaggattttctcgATGTTTGGTATAATCCAAAAATACAACGTTAGAAACCGCTAATAGGCTCTTGATAATTTGCCCAAAAGCGACATGACAAACTCACAAGATCCTCGCAAATCATTAGTTTTGGGGCAGATGAAAACCAATCTGAAACAGGTGCAGGAGAAGAAAGAAGCCTCTCGTCCATATACTGCCACTTTGCCCATTTGAATGCTCGATGACACTAAAAACTCATACTTATAATGCACACGTTGCAAACGTCCTAAACGCAACATAGCCACCATCTCCTTTATTATTGTGGTGCATGATAACTTTTCACCTTCGACTATAATATCCTTTTTTTAGAGAATTGTCAGTCATCTCTACGGGAGGcaaaaaataaacaacaaaatcTCACGAGAAAATATTATGACAATTAAAAAGGACAAAGATGATAAACTCCCATTAAAGCACGCAATGATAAAATCCcacaagaaaatattatcacaacAAAAAAAGACAAAGATGTCAATCTCCAAATAAAGCACACACCCTGTTTATATAACTAGTGTAGCAATATAAGAACAGACATTCCGAATGAAATGATGACAAATATAAATAACACCTTCTCCCACCACAAATTAGGAAAAGCCATGTGTTTAAAAACAATTAGTGTAAAGAATTGAAGAATAATGATgacacttaaaaaaaaaaaaagtcatttcaAGTGACGACCGTTACCTTCACCTAAAATAGACGACTTAATCCAAGtcaatttataacatatttttcaTCTAGGGAGACAATTGTTATACTCCATAACTTATATGTAGTACCTAGAACCCTTCCCATCGACAAAATGATCCATTGACATAAGGATCTTCTCCATAAAGACCTATATTCATACCCTCGCCCAAGCTACGACAACATAGCCCTCTCATTGTTTCGCTTGAGAGCCCCAAACCCCAAGTCCTCACTCGAGTATCATATTTTAAGGCTAATATGATCTTTGGAGATATATTGGAAAAATCCCTAAACACAACAATCAATATATCACATTTGACAGCTTCCTCGTTTAGTCCTTTTAGATCAAGTCAAATAGTACCTTGGGTTGACTATCGCTACCTTATCATATTGCTTACATGCAATGTTTGGGTCTTACATCCAACTTTCCTCCCATTTATAAATACCCCTTAACATTAGGATCAAGTAACATGAGAACACAAGCAACCTTACTCAACAAAAACTCATTCTATTAGTTTCGTTATAATTCTTAAATTTACTGGTTCTCCTCACTTTCCAATTTCATGGTGTGAATTGCCCTATTCTTTGTGACTATTGGCACCCCTACAGTGCAAATTATCACAAAAAACCATTCATATGTATTGTgttataataagaataataacgGGCATTGATTGAAACTGTGAAGTTTAAGAATGAGAGAGTTTGATGTTCTAAgtttaagggtgggtttggatgggcgattgggtgcggtgcggtgcgtttagcttactttttatctcacgctacagtatcgctacagtatctaatcttaccgccaccgctgtttttacactaaccgcaggtaaacgcaccgcccattcAAACTTACCCTAAGTCCTTTTATGAGGACTTAAGTCCCACcatgtattttcttttttttggggaggggttaattttttttcttttatatttttatataaaagtataaaacaatattataataatgtttattaattattatagaatagttaatatttattaattgttataaatttagttttttaaatacttttcttAATCGAGTTAGTGTCAGGTTAATTTATGACACCAATTTAGTTAGATACTTATGCTTAGTAGAATATAAAAGTGAGGAAACAaatgaagaatttttttttttgagtatgTTTAATAGAAAGAAGGTGAGGAGAGAAAATAAGAGAGATAgttaatgtataaaaaaaataatctaaattaaaataataagatgatggatgttaaattaaaattatacatttttgtaacgGTTTTTTTCCTCCCATTTGTTAACTATacaaagaaatgaataaaataaaatattatgtgtTGAATTTTTGATCTTTTCAAATagtataattttctttttttgagcAAAGGATTATTTGTTtcctttaacaatttttttatttgcaaTGGATTATAAATAAAAGGGctaacctaaatttttaaaacaaggtATATTACATtgatcatttattttttataaatttttattttgggtatcgaaaataaaaatatatataaataaagcaTTATCGTTaacaacattttttattttagtaaactaactttaataaaattttattttagtcacacatttgcttttttaaaaattaattttattaaaaaaaccttGAATTTTTATAGGAGATAGAAATCTAAGTTTTTTCTTGTCACTCaatatctataaaaaaaaaccaagctTTTCTAGTAAAAATTCAGGGTTTTACATGAGGAAACCCAGATTTTTTCCctaaaaattaattctaaaaagggttttttttctataaaatccTAGATAATTCCTAGTAAAGTCCCATGTTTTTCCCTTGTATTAGAAATAactaaaattcatttaaaaaatccATGTAATTCCTTATAAAATCCTAGATTTTTCCTTTTAAgggaaaactaaaattaattctaaaaataaaaaataataataacaggttttaaaacaataaaatgagtgaccaaaataaaaatttattaaaattaggtgactaaaatgagtataataacattgaattaacaacaaatgaccaaaatgaaaattattaaagttcagtgactaaaatgaaatgaTTATTGATGGCAGTGCCTAATTtgtattgtttttattttcagtacccaaaataaaaatttatcaaagttGGGTGACAAATTGTGTAATTTATCTTAAAAGTAGGGGTAGTTTTGACTTTCGAGAGACGTTACAAAACGGTCGTTTTCATATTTAAGATGGGTAACTTTGGAATTAAAAAAGTTAGGACATTGAAAATAATCTTCATTTTCCAAATTTCTCGCTAAGGAAGAAATGACCACTGCGGTTCAGCTCTTCCACTCTCTCCCGCCAATTGCTTCCCTCCCGACCGCTACAGTCCCGGCGGCCAAAAGCAGCGCCCGCGCACGAAACCAACCAGCATCGTTGCATGTAGTATGCGCTTCGAGGAAGGGCCGAGATGACGACTACCACGCCACTCTCAAAGCTCTCAACTCCAAAGGTCGCTTCCCACGAAAATCCCTTGGCCAGGTCTAATTACGCGCCCCACCTTTCTACCCTGTTTTTTATGCACTGGGTTAACTTTGGTAAACTAAGTAATttcttaatatttaatatatgcaGCATTACATGTTGAATCCTGAAATTAACGAGCAACTGGCACGAGCGGCCAATGTAGAAGAAGGTGACGTGGTGTTAGAAATCGGACCGGGAACTGGTTCTTTGACCAATGTCCTCATAAACTCCGGCGCCACAGTTCTCGCCATCGAAAAGGTCCGCTCATTTCTACGTTGCAATTACTGGAAATACATTTTACTACAGATTATAGcttagttttttctttttgggtgaTGTAGGATCCTCATATGGTGGATCTTGTAAGAGAAAGATTTGAAACCACGGATAAGTTCAAGGTAAATTCAGTATATTGTCTGACAAATATTACTTCTCCATTGATGATCTTCATTGGATTTTGAATCTcgtttaatatttatatgaaaaaaaaaattgtaggtATTACAAGAGGATTTTGTCAAATGTCACATTCGTTCTCATATTTCTCCAATATTGGAAAATAGAAAGGCTTTGAACGTGAGCTTGATTCGTGCCAAAGTAAGAACCGTGCTTCTTATACATTTGAAGTCAAGTTAGATTAATTTTTAGACTTCAATTTGATGATAAATGCTAATCAAGAGATTTTCGATTTATGAATAATAGATAAATCGTCCCCCCAcccccccaaaaaataaaaaataaaaaattttgacatGCCAGTCTTATCCATTGTTAGTTTATACTTGTTCTTTTTGCAGGTAGTTTCTAACCTACCCTTTAACATAAGTACGGATGTAATTAAACTACTTCTTCCTATGGGTGATATTTTCTCTGAAGTTGTTCTCTTGCTTCAGGTCTGTAAAGTTTTTATTTGTaccttttgatttatttattgatATGGTAAAACtagcatttttcatcaaaattttcgaatgttTTTATGAGGTAGAAATGTGAGGTTGAATATGTTAAAATCTTTTGTCTCTCTATGTTGATTGTTTTTGGCTGTTTGGGTTTAGTTTTCAAACTGGTTTACTAACTTTAATGCTTGAAAAATACCAGGAGGAAACAGCTGTGCGATTGGTGGAATTGTCTTTGCGGACATCTGAGTACCGACCCATCAACATCTTTGTTAATTTTTATTCTGGTATTTCTACAATATTTAGTGGCTCTAGAATTCGTTGTTCACTTAATCTTTGCTTTTAAACTGCATCATGTGCTTTTGATTTACTGAAGGCTTTTGTTTGGTATTAATTTGTTGGTTTTTTCAGCTTTCAACTTTATGCAATGGGAAAGAATTTTGTTGATGTATTCCAGGTCAATATTGTTTTCAAAAACTTATGTCAtctttatattatgtttttttttttttcagagcCTGAATACAACTTTAGAGTTCCAAGAACAAATTTCTTTCCTCAACCTAATGTAAGTTATCTAACCAATGTCAGTGCaccatattttgttattttgagcTTCAACTTAAACCAATCTAGCTTTACCTGGAATAGGTCCTTCTTTCTCTAACCGCTTGAACCATCTTTTACTTTACTAAAAGGATGGTACTAAGGCTTCGATTGTATGCTTCTGTAGGTTGATGCAGCTGTTGTTACATTTAGGCTGAAACAAGCACCAGACTATCCTTCAGTGGCCTCCACGAAAAGCTTTTTCTCCATGGTTGGTTGATTCCTATGTTGAGGCAACCTTACTTATTGTTAGTAAAACTCATCATAGTTCCGTGGAGTTCCATAGGAACTTAAAGTAGACTTTCAAACTTGAGTTCTAACCTGTTTTGAGAtgatattcatatattttttggATGATAAAACCTAAATTAGTACTTAAATTTAAGTGACATCCTGTAGTTCTTTTCTTAGTAACTGTTATTACCTAAAAATATAGGTGCATTCTGCTTTCAATGGAAAACGGAAGATGTTGAGGAGATCACTCCAGCACATATGCCCATCTAATGAGATAGAAAGAGCTCTTGGAGATGCTGGCCTTCCAACGACAGTGAGTTTCATTGGAAATTGGCACTTTCTAATTATTAGTATAATTAGTTCCCCCTTTCTATTTTATATGCAAAATTGTTTACCTGGCTGCGATTTTCTGCACTGGGCTAATTGATGCGCGAATCATTCATGCAGTCAAGACCTGAGGAGCTCACCTTAGATGATTTTGTGAAGTTGTACAACATGATTGCAAAAGTCTAGTCCCACACAGTTCTGAATAGTTTAGACATTGCAAATGGCCCTAAGAACAGCTAGTTTTGGCAAAAGCCATTTGCCATGGGCACAAAATGCAGTCTTGTACATCGCATGGTTCACCTTGAAGAAGAAAAACACAATCTAACATGAACTCATCAATGGAGGACAGTGCCATACAAGTCATTTTGATATCCACGGTCCCATCTCGAAAGCAGTGCCTCCAGCAGAAG
It includes:
- the LOC107960552 gene encoding ribosomal RNA small subunit methyltransferase, chloroplastic; amino-acid sequence: MTTAVQLFHSLPPIASLPTATVPAAKSSARARNQPASLHVVCASRKGRDDDYHATLKALNSKGRFPRKSLGQHYMLNPEINEQLARAANVEEGDVVLEIGPGTGSLTNVLINSGATVLAIEKDPHMVDLVRERFETTDKFKVLQEDFVKCHIRSHISPILENRKALNVSLIRAKVVSNLPFNISTDVIKLLLPMGDIFSEVVLLLQEETAVRLVELSLRTSEYRPINIFVNFYSEPEYNFRVPRTNFFPQPNVDAAVVTFRLKQAPDYPSVASTKSFFSMVHSAFNGKRKMLRRSLQHICPSNEIERALGDAGLPTTSRPEELTLDDFVKLYNMIAKV